A single Cyclopterus lumpus isolate fCycLum1 chromosome 3, fCycLum1.pri, whole genome shotgun sequence DNA region contains:
- the xkr5b gene encoding XK-related protein 5b, translated as MRDYSATPSQAGACMPCCQVCVFAFTAFLIVAERTALIYCFVYYLWVGHNYCYAHLSGFTALFLLPGWGPQWLSYLWYLSDGRIRRKSLTWTHILHLGIFKRLWECMCLPDVHVYCEIMQQADASALRLFEALVVTLPQTLLQTYVLICTDIGIKSPASVCFVVCLLSLSWALVLYARACLLIRPGHLQMTPAAILCRLLWRVSMLGSRFAVLMLFTRIFKQWILGVIGVHWLGTTFWMVSQQTDIIRSTSRWRLFNFVLGAIHIFFFLNVKYGPSRYRMAGFYLAMFLENAFLLLASSWLFTMVSWDTVGIPAAVFSSFLIGVIALVLYYRFLHPKSFEIFQSIRHRGIGGACTERGSTLSLEEKVTPTFHRHATLSGGGTLMDLPIQWEGWKHHHWLLIRLAMKTGDVTNIWSSYGEGGLAGLMGLPEEVHSPDEPRVFRGPLIQPQVPQISQPAPQPAPPQVTQAPQVREVVQPPKPAPSSVVARPVRKAPPTTIQDFRCFPEIIPIQEVILEESAEEMSSAPPSEKGDDEFQSAAYGSPTPSSPLQHSSLHHIDSNAASLTGASSSVVSLDIQTPGWSPERRSPLLIGSPEKKPSLPAESSTTLYFSTDAQSPSRGSYLGWGSELSPMSTYRSPYRIREARFITSTPLLEPRARAESPGPSPVVIIPATPGTTPGPTPGGTPGASTSAASTPGASTAADSTPGASTPGTPGASTPGTPSASTPGASALGASTPGATTPGTPIIPLTPVLSHARKQMVQFVGSRERMV; from the exons ATGAGAGACTACTCTGCGACCCCCAGCCAGGCAGGCGCGTGCATGCCGTGCTGCCAAGTTTGCGTCTTCGCCTTTACCGCATTTCTCATCGTTGCAGAGAGGACGGCGC TGATCTATTGCTTTGTGTACTATCTGTGGGTGGGTCACAATTACTGCTATGCCCATCTCTCTGGCTTCACTGCACTGTTCCTGCTGccag GTTGGGGTCCTCAGTGGCTCAGCTATCTGTGGTACCTCTCAGATGGACGCATCCGCAGGAAGTctctcacctggacacacatactgcacctGGGTATCTTCAAAAG GTTGTGGGAGTGCATGTGTCTGCCAGACGTGCATGTGTACTGTGAGATCATGCAGCAGGCTGATGCATCTGCCTTACGTCTGTTTGAGGCCTTGGTGGTCACCCTCCCTCAGACACTGCTGCAGACCTATGTGCTCATCTGCACTGATATAGGAATCAAATCTCCAG CCTCCGTGTGTTTTGTGGTGTGTTTGTTATCCCTGTCCTGGGCCTTGGTCCTCTACGCCAGAGCCTGTTTGCTCATCAGACCAGGACACCTACAAATGACCCCCGCTGCCATTCTCTGTCGACTTCTGTGGAGG GTCAGTATGTTGGGATCGCGATTTGCTGTTCTCATGCTTTTCACACGTATCTTCAAACAGTGGATCCTGGGAGTCATTG gtGTACACTGGCTGGGTACAACTTTCTGGATGGTGTCACAGCAGACCGACATCATACGTTCTACTAGTCGATGGAGACTCTTCAATTTCGTTCTGGGAGCCATTCACATCTTCTTTTTCCTCAATGTGAAGTATGGTCCATCCAGATACCGCATGGCTGGGTTCTACctg GCCATGTTCTTAGAAAacgcttttcttcttctggcctCCTCGTGGTTGTTTACAATGGTGTCCTGGGACACTGTGGGAATCCCAGCTGCAGTCTTCTCTAGCTTCCTCATTG gAGTGATAGCGTTGGTGCTGTACTATCGTTTCCTCCACCCGAAGTCCTTTGAGATTTTTCAGAGTATTCGCCACAGGGGGATAGGTGGTGCTTGCACAGAGCGTGGATCGACACTGTCCCTGGAGGAGAAAGTTACACCCACTTTCCATCGCCACGCAACGCTGTCTG GAGGTGGGACCCTCATGGATCTCCCTATCCAATGGGAGGGATGGAAACATCACCACTGGCTGCTGATTCGCTTGGCCATGAAGACGGGGGATGTAACAAACATCTGGTCGTCGTATGGCGAGGGGGGACTCGCCGGACTGATGGGTCTGCCTGAAGAAGTTCACTCCCCTGATGAACCTCGTGTTTTTCGG GGTCCACTTATTCAGCCGCAGGTTCCCCAGATCTCACAACCAGCTCCTCAGCCAGCTCCACCACAGGTGACCCAGGCTCCACAG GTGAGAGAGGTGGTCCAGCCACCAAAGCCAGCTCCCTCCAGTGTCGTAGCCAGACCAGTTAGAAAAGCTCCACCCACAACAATCCAGGATTTTAGATGTTTTCCAGAGATCATCCCAATCCAGGAGGTCATTCTGGAAGAGAGTGCAGAAGAAATGTCCAGCGCCCCACCTTCAGAAAAAG gtGATGATGAGTTTCAGAGTGCTGCTTACGGTTCACCAACTCCTTCATCTCCACTGCAACATAGCAGCCTCCACCACATCGATAGCAACGCCGCATCCCTGACCGGAGCTTCGTCCTCCGTAGTTTCCCTGGACATCCAGACTCCTGGATGGTCACCTGAACGGCGGTCCCCTCTCCTGATTGGTTCCCCGGAGAAAAAACCCTCACTCCCTGCAGAGTCCAGTACTACACTTTACTTCAGCACGGATGCACAGTCTCCCTCCAGGGGGAGCTATCTTGGCTGGGGCTCTGAGTTGTCACCAATGTCCACCTACAGAAGTCCCTACCGGATCAGAGAGGCTCGTTTTATCACATCCACCCCACTCCTGGAGCCTCGAGCTAGGGCAGAAAGTCCAGGTCCCTCCCCTGTTGTTATCATCCCTGCCACTCCTGGTACAACACCAGGCCCCACTCCAGGTGGGACCCCTGGTGCGTCGACCTCTGCTGCTTCTACGCCTGGAGCTTCAACCGCTGCTGATTCAACTCCTGGTGCGTCAACGCCTGGAACTCCTGGTGCATCAACGCCTGGAACTCCTAGTGCTTCAACTCCTGGTGCTTCTGCTCTTGGTGCTTCTACTCCTGGTGCTACCACACCCGGTACTCCAATCATTCCACTCACTCCAGTCCTCTCCCACGCTCGCAAACAGATGGTCCAGTTTGTGGGCAGTAGGGAGAGGATGGTATAA
- the eva1a gene encoding protein eva-1 homolog A isoform X2, giving the protein MALLSNILAAYTFIADQPERTALVFLGGVCVGLFFTLCAIVFQIHCRADCHYDNMAVVATGGTRPAGDSESEDWDDTSDLSSRRRRRFERALLHATMFTSAEELDRAQRLEERERILREIWMNGQPDISTVTQSLNRYY; this is encoded by the exons ATGGCATTGCTTAGCAACATACTGGCAGCTTACACCTTCATTGCAG ACCAACCCGAGAGGACAGCCTTGGTGTTTTTGGGCGGAGTCTGCGTTGGCCTTTTTTTCACCCTCTGCGCCATCGTCTTCCAGATACACTGTCGAGCAGACTGTCACTATG ACAACATGGCTGTTGTTGCCACTGGAGGGACGAGGCCTGCTGGGGACAGCGAATCAGAGGACTGGGATGACACGTCCGACCTGTCGTCACGGAGACGCAGACGCTTTGAGAGAGCTCTGCTGCACGCCACCATGTTCACGTCAGCTGAGG aGCTGGACCGGGCCCAGAGGCTGGAGGAGCGGGAACGGATTCTCAGAGAGATCTGGATGAACGGACAACCCGACATCAGTACAGTCACTCAAAGCCTCAACAGATATTACTGA
- the eva1a gene encoding protein eva-1 homolog A isoform X1, producing the protein MSAPTSGAPNMEVKVVSQEMALLSNILAAYTFIADQPERTALVFLGGVCVGLFFTLCAIVFQIHCRADCHYGNNKHPNHRHRNKHHQHRHPSCPLHQPVDSNPDNMAVVATGGTRPAGDSESEDWDDTSDLSSRRRRRFERALLHATMFTSAEELDRAQRLEERERILREIWMNGQPDISTVTQSLNRYY; encoded by the exons ATGAGCGCTCCCACGTCAGGAGCCCCAAATATGGAGGTGAAGGTGGTCTCCCAGGAGATGGCATTGCTTAGCAACATACTGGCAGCTTACACCTTCATTGCAG ACCAACCCGAGAGGACAGCCTTGGTGTTTTTGGGCGGAGTCTGCGTTGGCCTTTTTTTCACCCTCTGCGCCATCGTCTTCCAGATACACTGTCGAGCAGACTGTCACTATGGCAATAATAAGCACCCTAACCATCGCCACAGGAACAAGCATCATCAACATCGCCATCCCAGCTGTCCCCTCCATCAGCCCGTTGACAGTAATCCAGACAACATGGCTGTTGTTGCCACTGGAGGGACGAGGCCTGCTGGGGACAGCGAATCAGAGGACTGGGATGACACGTCCGACCTGTCGTCACGGAGACGCAGACGCTTTGAGAGAGCTCTGCTGCACGCCACCATGTTCACGTCAGCTGAGG aGCTGGACCGGGCCCAGAGGCTGGAGGAGCGGGAACGGATTCTCAGAGAGATCTGGATGAACGGACAACCCGACATCAGTACAGTCACTCAAAGCCTCAACAGATATTACTGA